The Peribacillus sp. FSL E2-0218 genome contains a region encoding:
- a CDS encoding YqaE/Pmp3 family membrane protein — protein sequence MLYIIAILFPPLAVLLAGKPISALINLILTLFFYIPGLIHALFVVHDKKADKRLKRQAALLAKAKRND from the coding sequence ATTCTCTATATCATCGCGATTCTTTTCCCTCCATTGGCCGTATTGTTAGCGGGTAAACCTATTTCCGCTCTGATCAATTTGATTCTCACGCTTTTTTTCTACATTCCCGGATTGATCCATGCCCTTTTTGTGGTGCATGATAAGAAGGCGGATAAACGATTAAAGCGGCAAGCAGCTCTATTGGCCAAAGCGAAACGAAATGATTAG
- a CDS encoding DUF948 domain-containing protein → MKMFIKLSVASVSGAVVYLIYTVNQTLRKGMGTLEETNKTLEEVRNAVHGLTHESKQLIHSANQITADVKGKMENVDPLLETAQDVGEMIHNVTHSMKEASLNDSKDRLSTPTAPPQAEAEGVQIKIK, encoded by the coding sequence ATGAAAATGTTCATCAAATTAAGTGTGGCCAGTGTCTCCGGTGCGGTTGTCTATTTAATTTATACGGTCAACCAGACGCTGCGTAAGGGCATGGGGACGCTGGAGGAAACAAATAAGACATTGGAAGAGGTAAGAAATGCCGTACATGGATTGACGCATGAGTCCAAACAATTGATCCACTCTGCAAATCAAATAACCGCAGATGTAAAGGGTAAGATGGAAAATGTCGACCCTCTTTTGGAAACTGCTCAAGACGTAGGCGAAATGATTCATAATGTAACGCATTCAATGAAGGAGGCCAGTTTGAATGATTCCAAAGATCGTTTAAGCACTCCTACAGCCCCGCCACAAGCGGAAGCAGAGGGCGTTCAAATCAAAATTAAATAA
- a CDS encoding DUF948 domain-containing protein: protein MIIQYSIAAIALAFIWLVVFLIGTLQKGMVTIGEANKTLEEVRNAIHDLSGESKQLLQTANDITDDVKAKMKTVEPLLDSAQDVGEAIHSVTDSVKKATNGFRTEFSPKKINSIKPKSQIK, encoded by the coding sequence ATGATTATCCAATATAGTATAGCCGCGATCGCTTTGGCGTTCATATGGCTCGTCGTTTTTTTGATCGGTACTCTTCAAAAAGGTATGGTGACGATAGGTGAAGCCAATAAAACATTGGAAGAGGTAAGAAATGCCATCCACGATTTATCGGGTGAATCGAAACAACTATTGCAGACGGCAAACGACATCACCGACGATGTGAAAGCGAAAATGAAAACCGTCGAACCGCTATTGGATTCCGCTCAGGATGTTGGGGAAGCGATTCATTCGGTGACGGACTCCGTCAAAAAAGCCACAAACGGATTTCGGACAGAGTTTTCACCGAAAAAAATCAATTCAATCAAACCGAAAAGTCAAATCAAGTAA
- a CDS encoding DUF3934 family protein, with protein sequence MSKAKAKSGTGKGTGTGTGKKGWNRWKTGANKKKSAKPYVSKGVKHSNDSKSAGNPSGEKTDK encoded by the coding sequence ATGAGTAAAGCTAAGGCTAAGAGTGGTACGGGTAAAGGCACAGGAACAGGAACGGGCAAGAAGGGCTGGAATCGTTGGAAAACGGGCGCCAACAAGAAAAAAAGCGCAAAACCTTATGTAAGTAAAGGAGTCAAGCATTCCAACGACTCTAAATCTGCAGGCAACCCGAGTGGTGAAAAAACGGATAAATAA
- a CDS encoding oligosaccharide flippase family protein, giving the protein MKSFYKGTLILIIAAFFGECIEFLVNMILARELHEEGMGLYMSLLPIFFLIYVIASLELHISISKFVAENKRTMHYNLIIHALKMAAVVVLIMCVVMPFILSFSSVMDRYHPYIKWLLIILIPIVAFSSIARGYFMGVQQMGKIAFSNFLKDIIQFGLLFFIFNLFHFNQEKSLLMAFFVLIGSEFIVFLYLVNLLILQMRIMGRGTNTRTTGKHARQTLLAVSLPTMGLRIFHAITNAIQPFLIHTALLSAGFGAVVATEHFGMLTGVAMTIGFFPAFIAHSLMIMLIPNVSNAYKNQDKEKLRVLLQKSMSFTVLYGVPAVCFIYFFAEPLTSLFFSSTSATYYLKLLCPYFLFHFFVIPMQAYLIGLGLVKDAFIHTVWSHIVAFLMMYILGSQASLNMGGIILGMNTGAVLLTFMHYLTICKKIGISIFLTKSRSISIK; this is encoded by the coding sequence ATGAAGTCTTTTTATAAGGGAACGCTCATCTTGATTATTGCAGCGTTTTTCGGTGAATGTATCGAGTTTTTGGTGAACATGATCCTAGCCAGGGAATTACACGAGGAGGGCATGGGATTATATATGTCCCTATTGCCCATTTTCTTTTTGATATATGTGATAGCCAGCCTTGAATTACATATTTCCATATCAAAATTCGTTGCAGAAAATAAACGGACCATGCATTATAACCTTATCATCCATGCGCTTAAAATGGCTGCAGTCGTCGTCTTGATCATGTGTGTGGTCATGCCTTTCATCCTTTCTTTTTCATCCGTCATGGACCGCTATCACCCCTATATTAAATGGCTGCTCATCATCTTGATCCCTATCGTCGCCTTTTCTTCCATCGCGAGAGGGTATTTCATGGGTGTCCAACAAATGGGGAAAATCGCCTTTTCCAATTTTTTGAAAGATATTATTCAATTTGGCTTGCTTTTCTTCATTTTCAACTTATTCCATTTCAATCAAGAAAAGTCGCTGTTAATGGCCTTTTTCGTATTGATCGGCAGTGAGTTCATCGTTTTTCTTTACTTGGTCAATCTCCTGATTCTGCAAATGAGGATCATGGGACGCGGAACGAACACACGAACAACTGGAAAGCATGCCCGGCAGACATTATTGGCGGTATCGCTGCCAACCATGGGGTTAAGGATTTTCCATGCAATAACGAATGCGATTCAGCCATTTTTGATTCATACAGCACTTCTTTCGGCTGGATTCGGGGCCGTGGTGGCTACGGAGCATTTCGGTATGCTCACGGGAGTTGCGATGACCATTGGGTTTTTCCCGGCCTTTATCGCACATTCCCTGATGATCATGCTCATCCCGAATGTTTCGAACGCGTACAAGAATCAGGACAAGGAAAAGTTGAGGGTATTATTGCAAAAATCGATGTCTTTTACCGTATTGTATGGGGTACCTGCGGTGTGTTTCATTTATTTCTTTGCCGAACCATTGACCTCACTCTTTTTTTCTTCAACCTCTGCAACTTACTATTTAAAGTTATTATGTCCTTACTTTCTCTTTCATTTCTTTGTCATTCCCATGCAAGCCTATCTCATTGGCTTAGGATTGGTGAAAGACGCTTTCATTCACACGGTCTGGTCACATATCGTCGCCTTTTTAATGATGTATATCCTTGGCTCCCAAGCTTCACTTAATATGGGAGGAATCATTTTAGGGATGAATACAGGAGCTGTTTTGCTAACGTTCATGCATTACTTGACCATTTGCAAAAAAATCGGGATAAGCATCTTCTTAACGAAATCCAGATCGATATCCATTAAGTGA
- a CDS encoding amino acid permease encodes MKTAENQPNELKRSMKARHLFMISIGGCIGTGFFLGSGYTIHEAGALGAILSYIVGGLIMYLTMLCLGELSVAMPVAGSFQTYSTKFIGPGTGFAIGWLYWLGWAVTVALEFLAAGQLMQRWFPESPVWMWCAIFALLIFMLNALSAKAFGESEFVFSSIKVLAIILFIGVGGAAMFGLIDMKGGQEAPFFSNFFNEGLFPNGISALLITMITVNFSFQGTELIGIAAGESENPEKVIPKSIKQTVWRTLFFFVLSVSVLSALIPREKAGIVESPFVVVLDSIGVPYAADIMNFIILIALLSVANSGLYAATRMLYSLSREGMASPKLGMVNKRGVPLNALLITLAIAGLSLLSSVIAAKTVFVFLLSLAGLGAQIGWIAIAACLLAFRRAYVRQGGKAEDLKFRVPLYPIIPILALIANCIVMISLAFVPEQRMALYCGGAFFIGCYAVYHFKVKKSKEAGTSQQEVQLTEGKKMVI; translated from the coding sequence ATGAAAACAGCAGAAAATCAACCAAATGAATTAAAACGGAGCATGAAAGCAAGACATCTATTCATGATTTCAATAGGGGGATGTATTGGTACAGGCTTTTTCCTTGGATCTGGCTACACCATTCATGAAGCAGGAGCGCTTGGTGCGATCCTCTCTTACATAGTCGGCGGGTTAATCATGTATTTGACCATGCTGTGTCTAGGTGAACTATCCGTTGCGATGCCCGTAGCCGGTTCGTTTCAAACCTACTCGACCAAATTCATCGGTCCTGGAACCGGCTTTGCCATAGGATGGCTATACTGGTTAGGGTGGGCCGTTACCGTTGCCTTGGAATTTTTGGCAGCAGGACAGCTTATGCAAAGGTGGTTTCCTGAATCACCCGTGTGGATGTGGTGTGCGATCTTCGCGTTGCTCATCTTCATGCTCAACGCTCTATCGGCCAAAGCCTTCGGCGAATCGGAGTTTGTTTTTTCAAGCATAAAGGTATTGGCCATCATCCTGTTTATCGGTGTTGGCGGTGCCGCCATGTTTGGTCTTATTGATATGAAGGGCGGCCAAGAAGCGCCGTTTTTCTCGAATTTCTTCAATGAAGGCCTCTTCCCGAACGGCATTTCCGCCCTGCTTATCACGATGATTACCGTGAACTTTTCCTTCCAGGGCACAGAGTTGATCGGAATTGCTGCTGGAGAAAGTGAAAATCCGGAAAAGGTCATACCTAAATCCATTAAACAAACGGTTTGGAGAACCCTTTTCTTCTTTGTCCTATCTGTTTCAGTACTCTCTGCGCTGATTCCAAGGGAAAAAGCGGGAATCGTTGAAAGTCCTTTCGTTGTTGTACTGGATAGTATAGGCGTTCCCTATGCGGCTGACATCATGAACTTCATCATCTTAATCGCCCTATTGTCAGTCGCGAACTCCGGTCTTTATGCAGCGACACGAATGCTGTACTCGCTATCAAGGGAAGGCATGGCCAGTCCGAAGCTCGGTATGGTAAACAAGAGAGGGGTTCCTCTCAATGCTTTACTCATCACCCTAGCCATCGCTGGATTGTCTTTACTTTCTAGCGTCATCGCTGCAAAAACGGTATTTGTTTTCCTTCTTTCCCTTGCAGGTCTTGGGGCTCAAATTGGCTGGATAGCCATTGCCGCGTGCCTGCTCGCTTTTAGGAGGGCCTATGTCCGCCAAGGCGGCAAGGCAGAAGACCTCAAATTCAGAGTGCCGCTATACCCGATCATTCCAATACTTGCTTTAATAGCTAACTGCATCGTCATGATCAGTTTGGCATTTGTTCCCGAGCAGCGCATGGCCCTTTATTGCGGCGGAGCGTTCTTCATTGGTTGTTATGCGGTGTACCACTTTAAAGTGAAGAAATCCAAGGAAGCGGGTACTTCTCAACAGGAAGTGCAATTGACCGAGGGTAAAAAAATGGTGATTTAA
- the rocF gene encoding arginase, translating into MKKEISIIGVPMDLGQTRRGVDMGPSAIRYAGLSERLENIGYTVHDEGDIRVEIQERAQSDSDTNLKNLQDVAEGNEKLSQKVDEVIRSNRFPLVLGGDHSIAIGTLAGLAKHSENLGVIWYDAHGDLNTAETSPSGNIHGMSLAVSLGLGHPALTSIGGYSPKVKPENIVIIGARSLDQGEKELIREKGIKVFTMHEIDRMGMTRVMEESIAYLKERTDLVHLSLDLDGLDPDDAPGVGTPVMGGISYRESHLAMEMLAEANIITSAEFVEINPILDEHNKTAEVAVALMGSLLGEKLLYGAENHFVTADMLADVK; encoded by the coding sequence ATGAAAAAAGAAATATCAATCATTGGAGTCCCGATGGATCTTGGCCAGACAAGAAGAGGAGTCGATATGGGGCCAAGTGCCATTAGATATGCAGGATTGAGCGAGAGACTTGAAAACATTGGCTATACTGTTCATGATGAAGGCGATATAAGAGTAGAGATACAAGAAAGAGCACAAAGTGACTCAGACACAAATTTAAAGAATCTGCAAGATGTAGCGGAAGGCAATGAAAAACTGAGCCAAAAAGTGGATGAAGTCATCCGATCGAATCGCTTTCCACTAGTATTAGGTGGCGATCACAGCATTGCCATTGGCACGTTAGCAGGTTTAGCCAAGCATTCCGAGAACTTAGGAGTCATTTGGTATGATGCTCATGGTGATTTGAACACGGCGGAAACCTCCCCATCGGGAAATATACACGGGATGTCGCTGGCAGTAAGTTTGGGACTTGGACACCCTGCCCTTACTAGCATTGGCGGATACTCCCCGAAAGTCAAACCGGAAAATATCGTCATCATTGGGGCCCGTTCCTTGGACCAAGGGGAAAAAGAGTTGATTAGAGAGAAAGGAATTAAAGTTTTTACCATGCATGAGATTGATAGAATGGGCATGACAAGAGTGATGGAAGAATCGATAGCCTACCTGAAGGAACGCACGGATCTTGTACATTTATCCTTAGATCTTGATGGACTTGATCCGGATGATGCACCTGGCGTGGGGACACCTGTTATGGGAGGAATCAGCTACCGCGAGAGCCACCTTGCGATGGAAATGCTGGCTGAAGCTAATATCATCACATCAGCAGAGTTTGTCGAGATCAATCCAATTTTGGACGAGCATAATAAAACGGCTGAAGTGGCAGTTGCTCTAATGGGTTCACTTCTTGGCGAAAAATTATTATATGGAGCAGAGAATCATTTTGTCACAGCTGATATGCTGGCAGATGTGAAATAG
- a CDS encoding amidohydrolase, whose product MLADIVFVNGEVITVDRKNSVAEAMAVKGNLISAVGTNQEMEAFIGEDTKVVNLRGKSLLPGFIDSHIHLILYGVNQLAVSCKAEHIKSVADLLDDLKKQAATIPNGEWIRAWGFNETAVKEKRYPTIAELDAISENHPIMITRTCSHISVVNRKALQIAGIDESTVNPPGGIIEKDEGGAITGKLIETAHMMIAERAGYTERELEKAVKIASEHFIAAGITSIHEAGAHGPDSLRIMQQAVKQNDIRVRIYAMIGSLNKSHEFVNKMVAAGVVTGTGDDRFKIGPAKLFTDGSSTGPTIATREPYSSDPGNFGILYYTEEEIYQVLGEAHAKGYQITVHAQGDKAIDMYLNCVEKALKESPRKDHRHRIEHAGISTPDLQRRMKQLGIIPIPNPPFPFEFGDIYIEHYGERVNYMYAARDYIDNGILAAAGSDAPVTDHNPLLGIHVAVNRKSSSGASIGTAQSIRVLEAIRLYTWNGAYASFDEAIKGSIEVGKLADLVILNDSILKVKLNDIKELKVETTILNGEILYNSETLVGI is encoded by the coding sequence TTGCTAGCTGATATCGTGTTCGTGAACGGTGAAGTCATTACAGTTGATCGGAAGAATTCAGTAGCCGAGGCCATGGCAGTGAAAGGAAATCTAATCTCTGCAGTTGGAACCAATCAGGAGATGGAAGCTTTTATCGGAGAAGATACGAAAGTGGTCAATTTGCGGGGGAAATCATTACTTCCAGGCTTCATAGATTCCCATATTCATCTTATATTGTACGGTGTCAATCAGTTGGCAGTAAGCTGTAAAGCGGAACATATCAAATCAGTCGCTGATTTGTTAGATGACTTGAAGAAGCAAGCAGCAACAATCCCAAACGGTGAATGGATCCGCGCATGGGGATTCAATGAAACCGCGGTGAAAGAAAAGCGATATCCAACCATCGCTGAGTTGGATGCCATATCAGAAAACCACCCGATCATGATAACCAGGACATGCAGCCATATAAGTGTGGTGAACCGGAAGGCGTTACAAATAGCAGGAATTGATGAGAGTACAGTGAACCCGCCAGGTGGAATCATTGAAAAGGATGAAGGTGGGGCGATCACTGGCAAACTTATTGAAACGGCACATATGATGATCGCCGAACGGGCTGGTTATACGGAAAGGGAACTGGAGAAGGCAGTAAAAATCGCTTCGGAACATTTCATTGCCGCAGGGATAACCAGCATTCATGAAGCGGGTGCACATGGACCTGATAGTTTGCGAATCATGCAGCAAGCGGTTAAACAAAACGATATCCGCGTCCGCATTTATGCGATGATCGGTTCACTGAACAAATCGCATGAATTCGTCAACAAAATGGTGGCTGCGGGGGTCGTAACCGGAACGGGGGACGATCGATTCAAAATCGGTCCGGCAAAATTGTTTACGGATGGCAGCAGCACGGGTCCGACCATAGCCACTAGGGAGCCTTATTCAAGCGATCCCGGCAATTTCGGCATCCTCTATTACACGGAAGAGGAAATTTATCAGGTGTTGGGTGAAGCACATGCCAAAGGCTATCAAATTACCGTGCATGCCCAAGGTGACAAAGCGATAGACATGTATTTGAACTGTGTGGAAAAGGCTTTGAAGGAATCTCCAAGAAAGGATCATAGACATCGAATCGAGCATGCAGGAATATCTACGCCCGATTTGCAGCGGAGGATGAAGCAACTTGGAATCATCCCCATTCCCAACCCGCCATTCCCTTTTGAATTCGGTGATATATATATCGAGCATTATGGGGAGAGGGTGAATTATATGTATGCCGCCCGTGATTATATCGATAACGGCATACTGGCTGCTGCTGGTTCCGATGCTCCCGTTACGGATCATAACCCTTTATTGGGCATACACGTAGCAGTAAATAGAAAAAGCAGCTCCGGTGCAAGCATAGGCACGGCACAATCGATTCGGGTATTGGAAGCGATCAGGCTATATACATGGAATGGAGCTTATGCTAGTTTCGATGAAGCGATCAAAGGCAGTATCGAGGTAGGGAAGCTGGCCGACTTAGTCATCTTGAATGATAGCATTTTGAAGGTCAAGCTCAATGACATAAAGGAATTGAAAGTGGAAACAACGATTTTAAATGGAGAAATACTATATAATAGCGAAACTTTGGTAGGAATATAG
- a CDS encoding Zn-dependent hydrolase, whose protein sequence is MKKQKVIINGDRLSRTLEEFADFGRTENNGVTRLSLSEEDRQVRDYFCSCCKELGMTIQVDDMGNIYATLAGLENKPPIVMGSHMDTVKKGGRFDGILGVAAGLEVVRTLVENNFQPKIPIMIVNFTNEEGARFEPSMMSSGVLSGKFEKSLMLQKTDSEGNTFENALDEIGYAGDEAVRLKEATAFLELHIEQGPILERESLTIGVVECVLGMVCYEIEVTGESDHAGTTPMNMRKDAFFTANTLIMEARQKLAMLHDELVFTMGRVNVLPNIHTVIPNKVVFSLEARHKDPKVIKQVEEIIAGFATNGSENDCEIQVKKLWDRNTVWFDESICDLLEQSTISLGLPYKRMVSGAGHDAQFIASYIPTAMIFVPSINGKSHCEEELTAWEDCEKGVNVLLETVLTIQSK, encoded by the coding sequence ATGAAAAAACAAAAGGTAATAATCAATGGGGATAGGCTGAGCCGCACGCTTGAGGAATTCGCCGATTTTGGACGCACGGAAAACAACGGAGTTACACGGTTATCCCTTTCGGAGGAGGATCGGCAAGTCCGTGACTATTTTTGCTCCTGTTGCAAGGAATTGGGAATGACCATTCAGGTAGATGATATGGGTAATATTTACGCTACCTTGGCCGGCCTTGAAAACAAACCGCCCATTGTGATGGGCTCACATATGGATACCGTCAAAAAGGGAGGCCGGTTTGATGGAATCTTGGGCGTAGCTGCGGGACTCGAGGTCGTTCGGACTTTGGTGGAAAATAATTTCCAGCCTAAAATCCCGATTATGATCGTCAATTTCACAAATGAAGAAGGAGCCAGGTTCGAACCTTCCATGATGTCATCGGGCGTTCTTTCCGGTAAATTCGAAAAGTCCCTGATGCTGCAAAAGACGGATAGTGAAGGGAATACCTTCGAAAACGCTTTGGATGAGATTGGCTATGCAGGGGATGAAGCGGTGCGTTTAAAAGAAGCGACTGCATTTTTAGAGTTGCATATCGAGCAGGGCCCCATCCTGGAGCGGGAATCTTTAACGATCGGAGTCGTTGAATGTGTCCTGGGGATGGTGTGCTATGAAATTGAAGTCACCGGGGAGTCCGATCATGCCGGAACCACTCCGATGAATATGAGAAAGGATGCCTTCTTCACTGCCAATACCTTGATCATGGAGGCCCGGCAAAAGTTAGCGATGCTTCATGACGAGTTGGTATTCACGATGGGAAGAGTCAATGTTCTTCCTAATATCCATACGGTCATCCCCAATAAAGTGGTGTTTTCATTAGAGGCCAGACATAAAGATCCGAAGGTCATCAAACAGGTTGAGGAGATCATTGCAGGTTTTGCAACAAATGGTTCGGAAAATGACTGCGAGATCCAAGTGAAAAAATTATGGGACAGGAATACGGTTTGGTTCGACGAATCAATTTGTGATTTGCTTGAACAATCGACGATCTCACTAGGGCTGCCTTATAAAAGGATGGTTAGTGGAGCCGGACATGATGCCCAGTTTATAGCTAGTTATATCCCGACAGCCATGATTTTCGTTCCAAGCATCAACGGAAAAAGCCATTGTGAAGAAGAGCTTACTGCTTGGGAGGATTGTGAAAAAGGAGTCAACGTCCTATTGGAAACTGTCCTTACGATTCAATCCAAATGA
- a CDS encoding DUF3311 domain-containing protein, with product MNAIKLLLFVPFIGFLGLLPLANKVEPYILGMPFLLFWVAFWMVMASVILMIVYKFDPDNEGSDLD from the coding sequence TTGAATGCTATCAAACTATTGCTTTTTGTTCCATTCATAGGGTTCCTTGGTTTATTGCCTTTAGCCAATAAAGTGGAGCCATACATATTGGGAATGCCATTTTTGTTATTTTGGGTCGCATTTTGGATGGTGATGGCATCAGTGATTTTGATGATCGTCTATAAGTTCGATCCTGATAATGAAGGGAGTGATCTCGATTGA
- a CDS encoding sodium:solute symporter family protein has product MNISLLIISSFLFLALYLGIKARKGKDMDMEQFALGGRGFGTFFIFLLIAGEIYTTFTFLGGSGWAYSKGAAAYYVPAYIFLAYVLSYWLVPKIWRYSKQHSIISQPEYFASKFKSRSMGMIVAVLGSLALVPYIVIQLKGLGIIVSEASYGAISPVAASVIGAIVVTTYVMISGIHGSAWTAILKDFMILVVVIFLGIYIPFHYFGGIQPMFETVQAAKPEMLILADQGLSQSWFVSTVLLNALGFYLLPQTFMVVLSSNGERTLRKNAIALPLYTLLLLFVFFIGFAAIMEIPGLQGADGDLSLLRLAIQTFDPWMIGLIGAAGLLTALVPASVMLMAASVGLTNSFFKVLVPAASEKQQLVVSRMIIIAISIIALIVTITGGEALAILNIMSYSLITQLAPALFCSLPKNNIINKYGAMAGILAGVLIVLYATIADVKIATFLPDVPHVINDISTGVIALFLNLLVTIIVSSLTKHMNIKGTEVENLNKIS; this is encoded by the coding sequence TTGAACATTTCGTTACTCATCATTTCCTCCTTCTTGTTTTTAGCTCTTTATTTGGGGATCAAAGCAAGAAAAGGAAAGGATATGGATATGGAGCAGTTTGCTTTAGGAGGCAGGGGCTTCGGAACCTTCTTCATTTTTTTGTTGATAGCAGGTGAAATTTATACAACCTTCACATTTCTGGGCGGAAGCGGGTGGGCTTACTCCAAAGGGGCTGCGGCTTATTATGTACCTGCTTATATCTTTTTGGCTTACGTCCTCTCATATTGGCTCGTCCCTAAAATCTGGAGATATTCAAAACAACATTCGATCATCTCCCAGCCTGAGTATTTTGCCTCTAAATTCAAAAGCCGGTCAATGGGAATGATCGTAGCGGTCCTGGGTAGCTTAGCCCTTGTTCCGTATATTGTCATCCAGCTTAAAGGATTGGGCATCATTGTTTCAGAAGCTTCATATGGAGCCATCTCCCCGGTGGCGGCAAGTGTCATCGGCGCCATCGTAGTTACGACATATGTCATGATTTCAGGCATTCACGGTTCAGCATGGACGGCAATCCTTAAGGATTTCATGATCTTGGTAGTAGTGATTTTTTTGGGGATTTACATTCCTTTTCATTACTTCGGCGGCATTCAGCCCATGTTCGAAACGGTACAGGCCGCTAAACCGGAAATGTTAATTTTGGCAGATCAAGGGTTGAGTCAATCCTGGTTTGTGTCTACCGTTTTGCTGAATGCACTCGGATTTTATCTTTTGCCACAAACTTTCATGGTCGTATTATCGTCGAATGGGGAAAGAACACTTAGGAAAAATGCGATCGCTTTACCCTTGTATACACTATTATTGCTATTCGTCTTTTTCATAGGTTTTGCCGCTATCATGGAAATCCCTGGACTGCAGGGAGCTGATGGGGATCTTTCCCTGTTAAGGCTGGCAATTCAAACGTTCGATCCATGGATGATAGGCCTGATTGGAGCAGCAGGCTTATTGACGGCGCTAGTTCCAGCCTCGGTGATGCTAATGGCTGCCTCGGTTGGTCTGACAAATAGCTTTTTCAAAGTTCTGGTCCCTGCTGCATCTGAAAAGCAGCAATTGGTCGTCTCAAGAATGATCATCATAGCTATCTCCATCATTGCTTTAATTGTAACGATAACAGGCGGAGAAGCGCTCGCCATCTTGAATATCATGTCATATAGCCTGATAACCCAGCTAGCACCTGCCTTGTTTTGCAGTTTGCCAAAAAACAATATCATCAACAAATATGGTGCGATGGCAGGGATCCTGGCAGGTGTACTGATCGTATTGTATGCCACGATTGCCGATGTGAAAATAGCGACCTTCTTGCCTGATGTGCCTCACGTAATCAATGATATCAGTACAGGCGTCATAGCCTTATTTTTAAATTTGCTAGTAACGATCATCGTAAGTTCATTGACTAAGCATATGAATATAAAAGGGACGGAAGTGGAAAATTTAAATAAAATTTCCTGA
- a CDS encoding nitrilase-related carbon-nitrogen hydrolase: protein MKINISACQFKVEKVSTFLEFQNQVEDLISQVPVDSDYILFPELFTIGLAATHEGMDETSVIKIAEYANQYKLLFRTISKKRKQVIIAGSHLESRKNEYYNIAYIFDKDGTCAEHKKTHIFPAEANWHTSEGNDLDVYSIGPVKIGIAICYEAEIPEVSRILAMKGADIIFCPSYTFTEAGFWRVRHCAQARAIENQVYFVHCPTVGEPGGPLPSGYGRASILSPCDKAWTADGIVAEAKTAGQTVITGTVDMEELYRNRKSGAATTFTDRDRRKALYAKYEPYKG from the coding sequence GTGAAAATCAACATATCGGCTTGCCAATTCAAGGTCGAAAAAGTGTCGACGTTCCTTGAATTTCAGAATCAAGTAGAAGACTTGATCAGCCAAGTGCCTGTAGACTCGGATTATATCCTTTTTCCTGAACTGTTTACCATCGGCTTAGCAGCGACACATGAAGGAATGGATGAGACATCCGTAATCAAGATTGCTGAATATGCGAATCAATATAAACTTCTTTTCAGGACGATATCAAAAAAGAGGAAGCAAGTGATCATTGCTGGTTCACATTTGGAAAGTCGGAAAAATGAATACTACAACATAGCCTACATTTTCGACAAGGACGGAACATGTGCCGAGCATAAAAAAACTCATATCTTTCCTGCCGAAGCAAATTGGCATACTTCCGAGGGGAATGATCTGGATGTGTATTCCATCGGGCCTGTCAAGATTGGAATAGCGATTTGTTATGAAGCGGAAATTCCCGAAGTTTCAAGAATATTGGCCATGAAGGGGGCAGACATTATTTTTTGCCCCTCATATACGTTTACGGAGGCAGGTTTTTGGAGAGTGCGCCATTGCGCGCAAGCACGCGCAATCGAAAATCAGGTGTACTTCGTTCATTGTCCCACTGTAGGTGAACCGGGAGGACCGCTTCCGAGTGGATATGGCCGTGCAAGTATCCTTAGCCCCTGTGATAAAGCCTGGACAGCCGATGGAATCGTAGCCGAGGCAAAAACGGCCGGACAAACTGTCATTACCGGCACGGTGGATATGGAGGAACTTTATCGAAACCGTAAAAGCGGTGCAGCTACCACTTTCACCGATCGTGACCGCCGCAAGGCCTTGTATGCTAAATATGAGCCATATAAAGGCTGA